In a genomic window of Pseudomonas oryzihabitans:
- a CDS encoding ATP-dependent DNA ligase, with amino-acid sequence MKAFAELYGRLDATTSSNAKLAALVDYFGSAPAADAAWAVYFLAGGRPRRLVPTRQLRELTMALSGLPEWLFEESYQAVGDLAETMALLIPTADTANAEGLAFWLEEYLLPLRGLPPEALAERLPPLWGQLDRQSLMVCIKLITGEFRVGVSKLLVTRALATLADLDPKRVAQRLVGYTDLSHRPTAEGYARLIAAESPDEHAQRGGQPYPFFLAHALQLPVEQFEAQLGPAEDWQVEWKWDGIRAQLVKRDGRLWIWSRGEDLVTDRFPELHPLAALLPDGTVIDGEIVVWKEDAAPDTLLSSEEVSEHQDGRDPAAPIPFGVQPFALLQQRIGRKTLGKKILEDVPVILLAYDLLEWQGHDLRSQPQRQRRAQLESLVAHCASPLLRPSPLLHGRDWQDLARQREASRTLGVEGMMLKARDSLYGVGRTKDMGTWWKWKVDPFSVDAVLIYAQRGHGRRASLYSDYTFAVWDGPPDSSERTLVPFAKAYSGLTDEEMRKVDAIVRRTTVEKFGPVRSVEPTLVFELGFEGIALSKRHKSGVAVRFPRMLRWRHDKPVAEADTLDILQNLLA; translated from the coding sequence ATGAAGGCCTTCGCCGAACTCTATGGCCGTCTCGACGCCACCACCTCCAGCAACGCCAAGCTGGCCGCGCTGGTGGACTACTTCGGCAGCGCCCCAGCCGCCGATGCCGCCTGGGCGGTGTACTTTCTCGCTGGCGGTCGCCCACGGCGCCTGGTGCCGACGCGACAGCTGCGCGAATTGACCATGGCCCTTTCCGGGCTGCCTGAATGGTTGTTCGAAGAAAGCTACCAGGCGGTGGGCGACCTGGCCGAGACCATGGCGCTGCTGATTCCCACCGCCGATACCGCCAATGCCGAAGGGCTGGCGTTCTGGCTCGAAGAATACCTGCTGCCGTTACGCGGCCTGCCGCCGGAAGCGCTGGCCGAGCGCCTGCCGCCGCTCTGGGGCCAACTGGATCGCCAGAGCCTGATGGTCTGCATCAAGCTGATCACCGGCGAATTCCGCGTCGGCGTCTCCAAGCTGCTGGTGACCCGTGCCCTGGCCACCCTGGCCGACCTCGATCCCAAGCGGGTCGCCCAGCGCCTGGTGGGCTATACCGATCTCTCCCACCGCCCCACCGCCGAGGGCTATGCGCGCCTGATCGCCGCGGAAAGCCCGGACGAACATGCCCAGCGCGGCGGCCAGCCCTATCCCTTCTTTCTCGCCCATGCCCTGCAACTGCCGGTGGAGCAATTCGAGGCGCAACTGGGGCCGGCCGAGGACTGGCAGGTGGAGTGGAAGTGGGACGGCATCCGCGCCCAGTTGGTCAAGCGCGATGGCCGCCTGTGGATCTGGTCGCGGGGCGAGGACCTGGTCACCGATCGCTTTCCCGAATTACATCCCCTGGCGGCCCTGCTGCCGGACGGCACGGTGATCGACGGCGAGATCGTGGTCTGGAAGGAAGACGCCGCACCCGACACCCTGCTCAGCAGCGAGGAAGTGAGCGAACACCAGGACGGCCGCGATCCGGCCGCGCCCATCCCCTTCGGCGTGCAGCCCTTCGCCCTGCTGCAGCAGCGCATCGGGCGCAAGACCCTGGGCAAGAAGATCCTTGAAGACGTGCCGGTCATCCTGCTCGCCTATGACCTGCTGGAATGGCAGGGCCATGACCTGCGTAGCCAGCCGCAACGGCAGCGCCGCGCCCAATTGGAAAGCCTGGTGGCCCATTGCGCCAGCCCGCTGCTGAGACCCTCGCCATTGCTGCACGGCCGCGACTGGCAGGACCTCGCCCGCCAGCGCGAAGCCTCCCGCACCCTGGGCGTGGAAGGCATGATGCTCAAGGCGCGCGACTCCCTCTATGGCGTCGGCCGCACCAAGGACATGGGTACCTGGTGGAAGTGGAAGGTCGATCCCTTCTCGGTGGATGCGGTGCTCATCTATGCCCAGCGCGGCCATGGGCGGCGCGCCAGCCTCTATTCCGACTACACCTTCGCCGTCTGGGATGGCCCGCCGGACAGCTCCGAGCGAACCCTGGTGCCCTTCGCCAAGGCCTACTCGGGTCTTACCGACGAGGAAATGCGCAAGGTCGACGCCATCGTGCGGCGGACCACGGTGGAGAAGTTCGGTCCGGTGCGTAGCGTCGAGCCGACCCTGGTGTTCGAGCTGGGCTTCGAGGGCATCGCCCTGTCCAAGCGCCACAAGAGTGGCGTCGCCGTGCGCTTTCCGCGCATGCTGCGCTGGCGCCATGACAAGCCGGTGGCCGAAGCGGACACCCTGGACATCCTGCAGAACCTGCTGGCCTAG
- a CDS encoding FUSC family protein yields MADDRPPPVTDGALGAPQEPRWTLALVCLPALATILLTGLLTGAWLPCVVALGGAYTVGFGAYKSFAAEPLAPMLVAVLGMAFSAAVGSLLGHYPPALVLAGALWAACCAWLFAVGNGPWWITQQWTVALLVAGGFPGDMHQALLRSGLVLAGGLWQVLLFALLQKALYRSQWRLRTGSLKAHLHEVVLLFEDKFRLGRYGFYAAAVVALCQALTDLLDYGHGYWAPMTALLVLKPRFSDTWRRALGRLGGTLAGCLLASALVWLDNTASVLASGCLLSALGAYLLQDGRYSLQTIFITATTVLMVALAGAPETSIALERFGSTLLGGGVALAFLALEAGIERLLPGLHRRRLRQQNANNPSKAPK; encoded by the coding sequence ATGGCAGACGACAGGCCACCGCCCGTTACCGATGGCGCCCTGGGCGCGCCCCAGGAACCGCGCTGGACACTGGCACTCGTCTGCTTGCCGGCGCTGGCGACCATCCTGCTCACCGGCTTGCTGACGGGCGCCTGGCTACCCTGCGTCGTGGCCCTGGGCGGCGCCTACACGGTCGGCTTCGGTGCCTACAAGAGCTTTGCCGCCGAACCCCTGGCACCCATGCTGGTGGCGGTCCTGGGCATGGCCTTTTCCGCGGCGGTCGGCTCCCTGCTCGGCCACTATCCACCGGCCTTGGTCCTGGCCGGGGCACTCTGGGCGGCCTGCTGCGCCTGGCTATTCGCGGTCGGTAACGGGCCCTGGTGGATCACCCAGCAATGGACCGTGGCCTTGCTGGTGGCCGGCGGTTTTCCCGGTGATATGCACCAGGCCCTGCTGCGCAGCGGACTGGTGCTCGCGGGCGGCCTCTGGCAAGTACTGCTCTTCGCCCTGCTGCAGAAGGCCCTCTACCGTTCCCAATGGCGCCTGCGCACCGGCTCGCTCAAGGCCCACCTGCACGAGGTGGTGCTGCTGTTCGAAGACAAATTCCGCCTCGGGCGCTACGGCTTCTACGCCGCCGCCGTGGTCGCCCTCTGCCAGGCATTGACCGATCTGCTCGACTACGGTCACGGCTACTGGGCGCCGATGACCGCGCTGCTGGTGCTGAAACCGCGGTTCAGCGACACCTGGCGGCGCGCCCTGGGCCGACTCGGCGGTACCCTGGCGGGTTGCCTGCTGGCCAGCGCCTTGGTCTGGCTCGACAACACAGCCAGCGTATTGGCCAGCGGTTGTCTGCTCAGCGCGCTCGGTGCCTATCTGCTGCAGGACGGTCGCTACTCGCTGCAAACGATCTTCATCACCGCCACCACGGTCCTCATGGTCGCGCTGGCAGGGGCACCCGAAACCAGCATCGCCCTCGAACGCTTCGGCAGCACCCTGCTCGGTGGCGGCGTGGCCCTGGCGTTCCTCGCCCTCGAAGCGGGCATCGAGCGGCTCCTACCCGGCCTTCACCGGCGACGGCTGCGCCAGCAGAACGCCAATAACCCCAGCAAGGCACCCAAGTAG
- a CDS encoding GNAT family N-acetyltransferase has product MAYDILVATPVQADAVEQGFAAFVSAQHPGLADESADVPVRLVISDTTGVIAGLLGKVFWQGLEIEVLWVAETHRGCGLGQRLLQRAEAEARALGATVAYLRTAQAAGFYKRCGYRHCGYLPRPLGTGLHSFYKELVD; this is encoded by the coding sequence ATGGCGTACGACATCCTCGTAGCGACGCCGGTGCAGGCGGATGCGGTGGAACAGGGCTTCGCGGCCTTCGTGAGCGCCCAGCATCCAGGGCTGGCGGACGAATCGGCCGACGTACCCGTGCGCCTGGTGATCAGCGATACGACGGGGGTAATCGCCGGACTGCTGGGCAAGGTGTTCTGGCAGGGGCTGGAAATCGAGGTGCTCTGGGTCGCCGAAACCCATCGCGGCTGCGGGCTGGGCCAGCGGCTGTTGCAACGGGCGGAAGCCGAGGCCCGCGCCCTGGGCGCCACGGTGGCCTACCTGCGCACGGCCCAGGCGGCTGGCTTCTACAAGCGCTGCGGCTATCGACACTGCGGCTACCTGCCGCGGCCGCTGGGTACTGGTCTGCACAGTTTCTACAAGGAGTTGGTCGATTGA
- a CDS encoding transporter substrate-binding domain-containing protein: MKKSWLTLSALALCLAAGSAMAKEWKEIRFGVDTTYPPFESQAADGSFVGFDIELGNAICEKLKVQCKWIVSDFDGLIPGLRARKFDGILSSLTKTPARAEQIDFSDLMWSGPSSMVTKEGSNLQATAESLKGKTVGVQQGTIQETFAKQKLAPNGVNVKSYQNQDQVYADLVSGRIDVAMQDMLQAQDGFMKSPEAKGFVNTPIHDDLLPADTAIGIRKGNDEFKTFVNKGIAAIHADGTYDKIQKKYFGDLNLYDPK, translated from the coding sequence ATGAAAAAAAGCTGGCTGACTCTCTCTGCGCTCGCCCTGTGCCTGGCCGCCGGTTCGGCGATGGCCAAGGAATGGAAAGAGATCCGTTTCGGTGTGGATACCACCTACCCGCCCTTCGAGTCCCAGGCGGCCGATGGCAGCTTCGTCGGCTTCGACATCGAGCTGGGCAACGCCATCTGCGAAAAGCTCAAGGTCCAGTGCAAGTGGATAGTGAGTGACTTCGACGGCCTGATTCCCGGCCTGCGCGCGCGCAAGTTCGACGGCATCCTGTCCTCCCTGACCAAGACCCCGGCCCGTGCCGAGCAGATCGATTTCTCCGACCTGATGTGGTCGGGCCCCTCCTCCATGGTCACCAAGGAAGGCTCCAACCTGCAGGCCACCGCGGAAAGCCTGAAGGGCAAGACCGTTGGCGTCCAGCAGGGCACCATCCAGGAAACCTTCGCCAAGCAGAAGCTGGCGCCCAACGGCGTCAACGTCAAGAGCTACCAGAACCAGGATCAGGTCTACGCCGACCTGGTATCGGGTCGTATCGACGTCGCCATGCAGGACATGCTGCAGGCGCAGGACGGCTTCATGAAGTCGCCCGAAGCCAAGGGCTTCGTCAACACCCCGATCCACGACGATCTGCTGCCGGCTGATACCGCCATCGGCATCCGCAAGGGCAATGACGAGTTCAAGACCTTCGTCAACAAGGGCATCGCGGCCATCCACGCCGACGGCACCTACGACAAGATCCAGAAGAAGTACTTCGGCGACCTGAACCTCTACGATCCCAAGTAA
- a CDS encoding ABC transporter permease — protein MQQNSFDSFLQSIGLGTLSLHGYGPLILEGTLTTLQLAGFALVVAVILGLLGASAKLSRLAPLRFIAQSYTTLIRGVPDLVLMLLIFYSLQNWLGALTDYLGWDYIDIDPMAAGIATLGFIYGAYFTETFRGAILAVPRGQGEAALAYGLTRWQTFTLITFPQMMRFALPGIGNNWQVLLKATALVSIIGLADLVRAAQEAGKGTFKLFYFLIVAGVIYLLITALTNAILGALERRYHVGVREAKR, from the coding sequence ATGCAGCAGAATTCCTTCGACTCCTTCTTGCAGTCCATCGGACTGGGCACGCTCAGCCTGCATGGCTACGGCCCGCTGATCCTGGAAGGCACCCTGACGACCCTTCAACTCGCCGGCTTCGCCCTGGTGGTAGCGGTCATCCTCGGTCTGCTCGGCGCCTCCGCCAAGCTGTCGCGCCTGGCGCCGCTGCGCTTCATCGCGCAGAGCTACACCACCCTCATTCGCGGCGTACCGGACCTGGTCCTGATGCTGCTGATCTTCTACAGCCTGCAGAACTGGCTGGGCGCCCTGACCGACTACCTGGGCTGGGACTACATCGACATCGATCCCATGGCCGCCGGTATCGCCACCCTCGGCTTCATCTACGGTGCCTACTTCACCGAAACCTTCCGGGGCGCCATCCTCGCCGTGCCGCGCGGCCAGGGCGAGGCTGCGCTGGCCTACGGCCTGACCCGCTGGCAGACCTTCACCCTGATCACCTTTCCGCAGATGATGAGATTCGCCCTGCCCGGCATCGGCAACAACTGGCAGGTGCTGCTCAAGGCCACCGCGCTGGTCTCCATCATCGGCCTGGCCGATCTGGTGCGCGCGGCCCAGGAAGCCGGCAAGGGCACCTTCAAGCTGTTCTATTTCCTGATCGTCGCCGGCGTCATCTATCTGCTCATCACCGCCCTCACCAACGCCATCCTCGGCGCCCTGGAACGGCGCTATCACGTCGGCGTGCGGGAGGCCAAGCGATGA
- a CDS encoding ABC transporter permease — MIELLQQYWKPLLWTDGYHITGLAMTLWLLVASVAIGFIVSVPLSVARVSERRWLRWPIGFYTYVFRGTPLYLQLLICYTGIYSLSVVRDQPLLGSFFRDGLNCTILAFALNTCAYTTEIFAGAIRNTPHGEVEAAKAYGLDGWRLYVHVILPSALRRSLPFYSNEVIMMLHSTTLAFTATVPDLLKIARDANTATFLTFQSFGLAALLYLTVSFILIGLFRLAERRWLAFLGPTH, encoded by the coding sequence ATGATCGAACTCCTGCAGCAATACTGGAAACCCCTGCTGTGGACCGATGGCTACCACATCACCGGCCTGGCCATGACCCTCTGGCTGCTGGTGGCCTCGGTGGCGATCGGCTTCATCGTCTCGGTCCCGCTGTCGGTGGCCCGGGTCTCCGAACGGCGTTGGTTGCGCTGGCCGATCGGTTTCTATACCTACGTCTTTCGCGGTACGCCGCTCTATCTGCAGTTGCTGATCTGCTACACCGGCATCTACAGCCTGAGCGTCGTGCGCGACCAGCCGCTGCTGGGCAGCTTCTTCCGTGACGGCCTGAACTGCACCATCCTGGCCTTCGCCTTGAATACCTGCGCCTACACCACCGAGATCTTCGCCGGGGCCATCCGCAATACCCCCCACGGCGAGGTGGAAGCGGCCAAGGCCTACGGGTTGGACGGCTGGCGCCTGTACGTGCATGTCATCCTGCCGTCGGCCCTGCGCCGTTCGCTGCCCTTTTACAGCAACGAAGTGATCATGATGCTGCACTCCACCACCCTGGCGTTCACCGCCACGGTACCGGACCTGCTCAAGATCGCCCGCGACGCCAATACCGCGACCTTCCTGACCTTCCAGTCGTTCGGCCTGGCCGCCTTGCTGTACCTGACGGTGTCCTTCATCCTCATCGGCCTGTTCCGCCTCGCGGAGCGCCGCTGGCTGGCCTTCCTCGGCCCGACCCACTGA
- a CDS encoding succinylglutamate desuccinylase/aspartoacylase family protein, giving the protein MRHLTHALVAPVPGTERCIHSFHFGPAESGRKVYIQASLHADELPGMLTAWHLKQRLKALEAAGELLAEVVLVPVANPIGQDQQVADVHLGRYELETGQNFNRRFRDMTAQVEAAIAERLGDDVAANQALVREAFRNALAAETATSQLDSQRLTLQRLACDAEVVLDLHCDFDAVAHLYTTPEAWPQVEPLARYFGSEASLLATDSGGQSFDECFTLLWWNLNQRFGERLPMGSLSVTLELRGQLDVRDELASADAAALLEYLRHQGYLAGTAAPLPPLRQPATPLAAVEPVATRQGGVLVLKAQVGERIEVGQVLALVIDPISDQVEEVRSAVAGILYARSNRRMATAGMVIAHVAGTEAYRSGYLLSP; this is encoded by the coding sequence ATGCGCCATCTCACCCATGCGCTGGTCGCCCCCGTCCCGGGCACCGAGCGCTGCATCCACAGCTTCCACTTCGGCCCTGCCGAAAGTGGTCGCAAGGTCTACATCCAGGCCTCGCTGCACGCCGACGAATTACCCGGCATGCTCACCGCCTGGCACCTCAAGCAACGCCTCAAGGCCCTGGAGGCCGCCGGCGAGTTGCTGGCGGAGGTGGTCCTGGTGCCGGTGGCCAACCCCATCGGCCAGGACCAGCAGGTGGCCGACGTGCACCTGGGTCGCTACGAGCTGGAGACCGGGCAGAATTTCAACCGGCGCTTTCGCGACATGACCGCCCAGGTGGAAGCGGCCATCGCCGAGCGTCTCGGTGACGACGTGGCCGCCAACCAGGCGCTGGTGCGCGAAGCCTTCCGCAACGCCCTGGCCGCGGAAACCGCCACCAGCCAGCTCGACAGCCAGCGCCTGACCCTGCAGCGCCTGGCCTGCGATGCCGAGGTGGTGCTCGATCTGCACTGCGATTTCGATGCCGTGGCGCACCTCTACACCACCCCGGAAGCCTGGCCCCAGGTGGAGCCCCTGGCGCGCTACTTCGGCTCGGAGGCCAGCCTGCTCGCTACCGACTCGGGCGGCCAGTCCTTCGACGAATGCTTCACCCTGCTCTGGTGGAATCTCAACCAGCGCTTCGGCGAACGCCTGCCGATGGGCAGCCTGTCGGTCACCCTGGAGCTCCGCGGTCAGTTGGACGTCCGTGACGAACTGGCCAGCGCGGATGCCGCGGCCCTCCTCGAGTACCTGCGCCACCAGGGCTACCTGGCCGGCACGGCGGCGCCCTTGCCGCCGCTGCGCCAGCCCGCGACGCCACTGGCGGCCGTGGAGCCGGTGGCGACCCGCCAGGGCGGCGTGCTGGTGCTCAAGGCCCAGGTGGGCGAGCGGATCGAGGTCGGCCAGGTGCTGGCGCTCGTCATCGACCCCATCAGCGATCAGGTGGAAGAGGTCCGTAGCGCGGTCGCCGGTATCCTCTACGCGCGCTCCAATCGCCGCATGGCCACGGCCGGCATGGTGATCGCCCACGTGGCGGGCACCGAGGCCTACCGTAGCGGCTACCTGCTCTCGCCGTGA
- a CDS encoding ABC transporter ATP-binding protein has translation MYKLTVEGLHKRYGDHEVLKGVSLKAKTGDVVSLIGASGSGKSTFLRCINFLEQPNEVTMTLDGETIRMAADRGAVRVADAAQLQNLRTRLAMVFQHFNLWSHLSVLDNITLAPRKALGVSKAEAEDRARKYLDKVGLPARVAEQYPAFLSGGQQQRVAIARALAMEPEIMLFDEPTSALDPELVGEVLKVIRALAEEGRTMLMVTHEMAFAREVSTQVLFLHQGVVEEEGPPSQVLQSPRSERLRQFLSGNLK, from the coding sequence ATGTACAAACTGACCGTCGAAGGCCTGCACAAGCGTTACGGCGACCACGAAGTGCTCAAGGGCGTCTCGCTCAAGGCCAAGACCGGTGATGTGGTCAGCCTGATCGGCGCCAGCGGCTCGGGCAAGAGCACCTTCCTGCGCTGCATCAACTTCCTCGAACAGCCCAACGAAGTGACCATGACCCTGGATGGCGAGACCATCCGCATGGCCGCCGATCGCGGTGCGGTGCGCGTCGCCGACGCGGCCCAGTTGCAGAACCTGCGTACCCGCCTGGCCATGGTCTTCCAGCACTTCAACCTCTGGAGCCATCTGAGCGTGCTGGACAACATCACCCTGGCGCCGCGCAAGGCCCTGGGCGTGAGCAAGGCGGAAGCCGAAGACCGCGCGCGCAAGTATCTGGACAAGGTCGGCCTGCCGGCGCGCGTCGCCGAACAATACCCGGCGTTTCTTTCTGGCGGTCAGCAGCAACGAGTCGCCATCGCCCGCGCGCTGGCGATGGAGCCGGAGATCATGTTGTTCGATGAACCCACCTCGGCGCTCGACCCGGAACTGGTCGGCGAGGTACTCAAGGTGATCCGCGCCCTGGCCGAAGAAGGCCGTACCATGCTGATGGTGACCCACGAAATGGCCTTCGCACGGGAAGTATCGACCCAGGTGCTGTTCCTGCACCAGGGCGTGGTGGAAGAGGAAGGTCCGCCGAGCCAGGTACTGCAAAGTCCGCGTAGCGAACGGCTGCGTCAGTTCCTCAGTGGCAATCTGAAATAG
- a CDS encoding TorF family putative porin, which translates to MNRSLPFLVVLGMLSSPVMAANWGMQREVGDFDLKMGTAPSRSMAQGLVAPTSAGMGGGFDLSHDSGLYFGQWTTNNASSADTPVLEMDTYAGYKHRVAPGYGYEFGVINYSNLIQNVDSSRELYSGMTVFGKRLGAAFANDPGRHNASLYADLGTLPLLNTGLSLKYTNYELDTPATLDHGGLVRSFNDWSVNLSRRWVHTLFNLSYSSTSLKGADCSVYSGHNTYCDNALMLKASHPFF; encoded by the coding sequence ATGAACAGATCGTTACCTTTTCTCGTCGTGCTCGGGATGCTGAGCAGCCCAGTGATGGCTGCCAACTGGGGCATGCAGCGCGAGGTAGGGGATTTCGATCTGAAGATGGGCACGGCGCCCTCGCGCAGCATGGCCCAAGGCCTGGTGGCTCCCACCTCGGCCGGTATGGGCGGTGGTTTCGACCTAAGCCATGACAGCGGTCTGTATTTCGGCCAATGGACGACCAATAACGCCTCGTCCGCCGATACCCCCGTGCTGGAGATGGACACCTATGCCGGCTACAAGCATAGGGTCGCGCCCGGTTATGGCTACGAATTCGGCGTGATCAACTACAGCAACCTGATCCAGAACGTCGACTCCAGCCGCGAGCTGTATTCCGGCATGACGGTGTTCGGCAAACGCCTGGGCGCCGCCTTCGCCAATGACCCCGGTCGGCACAACGCCTCGCTCTACGCTGACCTGGGTACCCTCCCCCTGCTGAATACCGGCCTGTCCCTCAAGTACACCAACTATGAGCTAGACACCCCGGCGACCCTCGACCACGGCGGCCTGGTACGCAGCTTCAACGACTGGTCGGTGAACCTGAGCCGCAGATGGGTGCACACTCTGTTCAACCTCTCCTACAGCAGCACCAGCCTGAAAGGCGCCGACTGCTCGGTGTATTCGGGGCACAACACCTATTGCGACAACGCCCTGATGCTCAAGGCTTCGCATCCGTTCTTCTAG
- a CDS encoding sensor domain-containing phosphodiesterase yields MLLADQPHPLLDLLSTDISERELRQSLRVVRQYLGMDVAFLARFQQTDRVLEHVDSPADCPIQEGVIIPLNEGYCQKVVKGELPQLIPDTSRIPATQQIPATASIPIGSHMSVPIQLDGNVYGTLCCFGFQPNADLGERDLQMLRAFAEILALRLHEVESNRRARQTMIDEIDAALAQDAPRIVFQPVFQLPDLQLYGFECLSRFEVEPRRSPDKWFDQAAQAGIGVRLEEHVLRKSLAYQRDFATPSVLNVNASPELVTSTHLESLLHNVQDLSRITLEITEHAIIKDYATLARALEPWRRQGMRLAVDDAGAGYSSMKHILQLEPDIIKLDMSLTRCIHKDRRRRALAKGLVGFAHEIGCQVVAEGVETTEELATLRDLQVDYAQGYLLGKPLALAEALQLTTETLTH; encoded by the coding sequence ATGTTGCTTGCTGACCAACCTCATCCCCTGCTCGATCTGCTGTCCACCGACATCAGCGAACGTGAATTGCGGCAATCCTTGCGGGTTGTACGCCAGTATCTCGGGATGGACGTGGCCTTTCTTGCACGCTTCCAGCAGACGGATCGGGTATTGGAGCACGTGGACAGCCCTGCGGACTGCCCGATCCAAGAAGGTGTGATCATTCCCTTGAACGAGGGCTATTGCCAGAAAGTGGTTAAAGGCGAGTTGCCACAGTTGATCCCGGATACCTCGCGGATACCGGCGACCCAACAGATACCGGCGACAGCTTCGATTCCCATTGGCTCGCACATGAGCGTACCTATCCAGCTGGATGGCAATGTCTACGGCACCCTGTGCTGCTTCGGCTTCCAGCCCAATGCCGACCTGGGCGAACGTGATCTCCAAATGCTGCGCGCCTTTGCCGAGATCCTGGCGTTGCGTCTGCATGAGGTAGAGAGCAATAGACGCGCTCGCCAAACCATGATCGACGAGATCGATGCAGCCCTGGCACAGGATGCGCCACGCATCGTCTTCCAGCCGGTTTTCCAGCTACCCGATTTGCAACTATATGGCTTCGAATGCCTATCGCGCTTCGAGGTGGAGCCACGGCGCTCGCCGGATAAGTGGTTTGATCAAGCAGCCCAGGCCGGGATAGGGGTGAGGCTGGAAGAGCACGTTCTGCGCAAGAGCCTGGCCTACCAGCGAGATTTCGCCACCCCCTCTGTACTCAACGTCAACGCCTCGCCGGAGCTGGTTACCTCGACTCACCTGGAATCACTACTCCATAACGTGCAGGATCTGTCGCGGATCACCCTGGAAATCACCGAGCACGCCATCATCAAGGACTATGCGACCCTGGCCAGGGCTCTCGAACCCTGGCGCCGTCAGGGTATGCGACTGGCGGTGGACGATGCCGGTGCTGGCTACTCCAGCATGAAGCACATCCTGCAGCTGGAACCTGACATCATCAAACTCGACATGAGCCTGACCCGCTGCATCCACAAGGACCGCCGTCGTCGCGCCCTGGCCAAAGGTCTGGTCGGCTTCGCCCATGAAATCGGCTGCCAAGTCGTGGCCGAGGGCGTGGAAACGACGGAGGAGCTCGCCACCTTGCGCGATCTACAGGTGGATTACGCCCAGGGTTATCTGCTGGGCAAACCCCTAGCCCTGGCCGAGGCTCTGCAGCTCACCACCGAGACGCTCACCCACTAA